One Phaseolus vulgaris cultivar G19833 chromosome 4, P. vulgaris v2.0, whole genome shotgun sequence DNA window includes the following coding sequences:
- the LOC137838737 gene encoding uncharacterized protein has translation MDWFISLPDGHVTSFPQLTNLFRAQYITNRAPPSISYDLSDVRQYLGESLKEFLHHFGAQVVRLNLKDERMMVHAFRKGIVPGPFSESLIRNHPMTFVEIRRRAVAHIAAEEELNEKRTCVVPTRPPSIGRPQTLRVH, from the coding sequence atggactggttcatcagcctccctgatggccaTGTAACGTCGTTCCCACAACTTACAAATTTGTTCAGAGCACAATACATCACGAATCGGGCTCCCCCGTCTATCTCTTATGATCTCTCTGACGTAAGACAATATCTAGGAGAGTCTTTGAAGGAGTTCCTCCACCACTTTGGAGCACAGGTAGTGAGGTTGAACCTCAAGGACGAAAGGATGATGGTGCACGCATTCAGGAAGGGCATTGTGCCCGGCCCCTTCAGCGAGTCACTTATCCGAAACCACCCTATGACCTTCGTCGAGATAAGGCGACGCGCGGTGGCTCATATTGCGGCAGAGGAAGAACTTAACGAGAAACGCACGTGCGTGGTTCCCACGCGCCCACCTTCGATAGGTCGTCCTCAAACCCTAAGGGTGCATTAG